Proteins from a genomic interval of Tolypothrix sp. PCC 7712:
- a CDS encoding DUF3987 domain-containing protein yields the protein MPEQRKKKYVPGGYCRLKDRLPVLYEWLDNLTTQTVKIAPDAQNYFARIVDSIGDQIEQISHAGIRTWMNKLDTHILRIALALHLIECFYTPSTTDIKTLSLATLKRAVTFAQYYRSTFHILQEKISTSDDIASIMLQIHAAALNKHPDGISARDVYKDSRPIQNRAKGAGREAGAYVADLFEKMAQMGYGEVVRKGRSVRFVAFQKPNFEKGILDADNVDNSLQCQQEPYDSEEKDCLHDRRQSGIVYVDNQNNTELRTDIECQESQAKPTEDLIGKTVTITAGGRFDGLSGEVIAFDGEQCRLIADGRELWFAPEYLIFKS from the coding sequence ATGCCCGAACAGCGTAAGAAAAAGTATGTTCCTGGGGGTTACTGCCGACTCAAAGACCGCCTCCCAGTACTTTATGAGTGGCTCGACAATTTAACCACCCAGACAGTCAAAATAGCCCCAGATGCTCAGAATTACTTTGCCAGAATTGTTGACAGTATCGGCGACCAAATCGAGCAGATTTCTCATGCTGGTATCCGCACCTGGATGAACAAGCTTGATACTCACATCCTACGGATAGCGTTGGCTTTGCACCTGATTGAGTGTTTTTACACCCCATCTACCACTGACATTAAAACACTGTCTCTAGCCACCTTAAAACGGGCTGTCACCTTTGCCCAATACTACCGCAGCACCTTTCATATCTTGCAGGAAAAAATTAGCACCAGCGATGACATTGCCTCAATCATGTTGCAAATTCACGCTGCGGCATTGAACAAGCATCCTGATGGTATCAGCGCCCGTGATGTTTATAAAGATTCTCGCCCCATCCAAAACCGCGCTAAGGGGGCTGGTAGAGAAGCGGGGGCTTACGTTGCTGACTTGTTTGAAAAAATGGCGCAAATGGGTTACGGAGAAGTTGTACGTAAAGGACGGTCTGTCAGGTTTGTTGCATTCCAAAAACCAAACTTTGAAAAAGGCATATTAGATGCAGACAATGTAGACAATAGCCTCCAATGCCAGCAAGAACCTTATGATAGCGAGGAAAAAGATTGTCTACATGACCGTAGACAATCGGGTATTGTCTACGTAGACAATCAAAATAATACTGAGCTACGGACAGATATAGAGTGTCAAGAGTCACAAGCAAAGCCAACAGAGGATCTAATTGGTAAAACCGTGACGATTACTGCTGGAGGACGCTTTGATGGGCTGTCAGGTGAGGTGATTGCTTTTGATGGCGAACAATGCAGGCTGATTGCAGATGGTAGGGAATTGTGGTTTGCACCTGAATATCTGATCTTCAAGAGTTGA
- a CDS encoding bifunctional DNA primase/polymerase: MYATNRLTVTAKDLISGLQRIPHNWALTPVNGKKRPYREAWQSEAPLSRDAICRELRGKARGYGIRTGEISGGILAIDADGHAAEALLQKLADNDLPDTVIFSSGKAGRRQLLYLVSEEYWPVLDNVILKTGIKGDNGKEQLLEFRWNGRQSVLPPSVHPDTGSYHWVRSPQDIEVAKCPNWVIELMLKHHQPPKAPAPTPKPQKPTVIGHPPLEIFLGKDDRALIEHGTGDGGRNTAAQKLSLNLIATSRRLHELGIDHLDNPRVLYDWFCDRCTPPLSTQEREGWWKKADAIAKRPSLDDEKLQGCYSAWLKKQKNDTSTKSELSTKSIVYVDNGSLSTPLSTPKNDDERIIQAIVGNVYTIIESHYSEFVERQKLNNLYHQYEDLVDRKLFESIVSSQRVKVNEVLPEDELRLKSLMDYSKTRINWDEVLPAPLARDIKHDAEKLNIDPVMIWQALLPAVSSLAGTFTLDEYGGIPAINWTMLTTVMGCKPAFCLQCPNSVRKSMFLGVTADSKTASQYFMSGSTI, from the coding sequence ATTTCCGGCTTACAACGAATTCCTCATAATTGGGCATTAACCCCAGTAAATGGCAAAAAGCGGCCCTACCGTGAGGCTTGGCAGAGTGAAGCACCCTTGTCTAGGGATGCAATCTGCCGCGAATTACGAGGCAAAGCCAGAGGCTACGGCATCCGCACAGGTGAAATCTCAGGCGGAATTTTAGCCATTGATGCCGACGGACACGCCGCCGAAGCCCTATTACAAAAGCTGGCCGATAACGACTTACCCGACACAGTAATTTTTAGTTCTGGCAAAGCAGGCCGCAGACAGTTACTTTACTTGGTCAGCGAGGAATACTGGCCAGTCTTGGATAATGTCATCCTCAAAACTGGCATCAAAGGTGATAACGGTAAAGAACAGTTACTAGAATTTCGCTGGAATGGGCGGCAATCTGTACTACCGCCATCAGTACATCCAGATACAGGTAGTTATCATTGGGTGCGATCGCCCCAGGATATTGAAGTTGCCAAATGCCCCAACTGGGTAATTGAGTTGATGTTGAAACATCATCAGCCCCCAAAAGCGCCCGCACCCACGCCTAAACCTCAAAAACCAACAGTCATTGGTCACCCGCCCTTAGAAATTTTCTTGGGCAAGGATGACCGCGCCTTGATTGAGCATGGCACAGGCGACGGTGGACGCAACACAGCAGCCCAGAAACTGAGCCTGAACCTGATTGCGACATCTCGCCGCCTCCATGAATTAGGAATTGACCATCTGGATAACCCAAGAGTTTTGTACGATTGGTTCTGCGATCGCTGTACACCGCCACTCAGTACACAGGAGCGCGAAGGTTGGTGGAAAAAAGCCGACGCGATCGCCAAGCGCCCCAGCCTCGATGACGAAAAACTCCAAGGATGTTACTCCGCTTGGCTTAAAAAGCAGAAAAATGATACCAGTACAAAATCAGAACTAAGTACAAAATCTATTGTCTACGTAGACAATGGCTCATTGTCTACGCCATTGTCTACACCTAAAAACGATGATGAGAGAATCATCCAGGCTATTGTCGGCAATGTCTACACCATTATCGAGTCTCATTACTCTGAATTTGTAGAACGTCAAAAACTTAACAATCTCTATCATCAGTATGAAGATTTAGTTGACCGGAAATTATTTGAAAGCATTGTTTCCAGCCAACGAGTCAAAGTGAATGAAGTACTACCAGAAGACGAGTTACGGCTGAAATCCTTAATGGATTACAGCAAAACCAGGATTAATTGGGATGAAGTATTACCCGCCCCCCTAGCCCGCGACATCAAGCATGATGCCGAAAAACTCAATATTGACCCTGTAATGATTTGGCAGGCTTTGTTGCCCGCCGTATCCTCATTAGCGGGGACATTCACCCTGGATGAGTATGGTGGTATCCCAGCGATTAACTGGACTATGCTGACGACGGTAATGGGATGCAAGCCCGCTTTTTGTTTGCAATGCCCGAACAGCGTAAGAAAAAGTATGTTCCTGGGGGTTACTGCCGACTCAAAGACCGCCTCCCAGTACTTTATGAGTGGCTCGACAATTTAA